One region of Pleuronectes platessa chromosome 18, fPlePla1.1, whole genome shotgun sequence genomic DNA includes:
- the LOC128461377 gene encoding uncharacterized protein LOC128461377: MARKGELSCETRQTILVLRNEGCSMRAIAKKLKMSYNGVYYTLQRTAQTGSTQSRKRSGRPRCTTQQEDKYIKLVASLSNRRLTGPQLEASLNGTRKTPVSTSTVRRRLRDAGLLASGHSSSDEPLNKKKTNLAAEKPVIKANASRSQSTKKKADLEPLIKIAKTVKKPFSAPPKKSVATEKKASDPSSGDEPLIRRKTKKPGKKENICGIDYPLKRARKGELSCETRQTILVLRNEGCSMRAIAKKLKMSYNGVYYTLQRTAQTGSTQSRKRSGRPRCTTQQEDKYIRVFSLSNRRLTGPQLAASLNGTRKTPVSTSTVKRRLRDAGLLASDHSSDDEPLNKKKTNLAAEKPVKEANASRSQSTKKKAELISLVKKNHTDEERKTKTKSKTQRNTKKTSVSGSSSDGSDDDTITAAKHPEVTKPLKIILERCDGDNTGFKFI, translated from the exons atggccagaaaaggagaactttcatgtgaaactcgccagactattcttgttcttagaaatgaaggctgTTCCATGCGAGCAATTGCGAAGAAATTGAAAATGTCCTACAACGGTGTGTACTAcacccttcagagaacagcacagaCGGGCTCTAcccagagtagaaagagaagtgggaggccccggtgcacaactcagcaggAAGACAAGTATATTAAACTAGTCGCTAGTTTGAGTAATAgacgcctcacaggtcctcaactggaagcttctttaaatggtacccgcaaaacGCCAGTGTCCACGTCTACAGTGAGGAGGCgactccgggatgctggccttctag CTTCTGGTCATTCCTCCTCCGATGAGCCGCTcaacaagaagaaaacaaacctgGCGGCTGAAAAACCTGTGATAAAAGCAAACGCATCCAGATCTCAAAGCACAAAAAAGAAAGCAG ATCTGGAGCCTCTCATTAAAATCGCCAAAACTGTGAAGAAGCCTTTCTCAGCACCTCCTAAAAAATCTGTTGCTACAGAGAAGAAAG CTTCGGATCCCTCCTCAGGTGACGAGCCGCTGAtcaggaggaaaacaaagaaaccagggaaaaaagaaaacatttgtggGATCGATTATCCTCTCAAAAGGGCCAGAAAAggagaactttcatgtgaaactcgccagactattcttgttcttagaaatgaaggctgTTCGATGCGAGCAATtgcgaagaaactgaaaatgtcctacaacggtgtgtactacacccttcagagaacagcacagaCAGGCTCTAcccagagtagaaagagaagtgggaggccccggtgcacaactcagcaagaagacaagtacATTAGAGTCTTTAGTTTGAGTAATAgacgcctcacaggtcctcaactggcagcttctttaaacggtacccgcaaaacgccagtgtccacgtctacagtgaagaggcgactccgggatgctggccttctag CTTCTGATCACTCCTCCGACGATGAGCCGCTcaacaagaagaaaacaaacctgGCGGCTGAAAAACCTGTGAAAGAAGCAAACGCATCCAGATCTCAAAGCACAAAAAAGAAAGCAG AACTGATAAGCCTTGTGAAGAAGAACCACACAGACGAAGAgaggaaaaccaaaacaaaatctAAGACCCAGAGGAACACAAAGAAGACGAGTGTGTCAG GGTCATCAAGTGACGGTTCTGACGACGACACAATCACAGCAGCTAAACACCCTGAGGTGACCAAACCCCTGAAAATAATACTGGAGAGGTGTGACGGTGACAACACTGGatttaagtttatttaa